In a genomic window of Pangasianodon hypophthalmus isolate fPanHyp1 chromosome 1, fPanHyp1.pri, whole genome shotgun sequence:
- the LOC113524632 gene encoding NACHT, LRR and PYD domains-containing protein 3-like isoform X1, which produces MTSKMSVSREEDTQKEKSLIPGKRSDSPVPSCVSMKSDQSMGHPVQFSDRDSTTDLRLVECKKSDSPEPSCVSMKSDWSMEHPITFRDFRDFSADVRLQENKLDTTYRSNLESIFKNLEHKVITLIKNELKRFKKLLSPDYPACSEREVEDEEDQSSVREGALKITLHVLKNMNHTDLANTLQNRFVSVYQQKLKSKLREKCKRINEGISQHGSSALLNEIYTDLYITEGWSGDVNNEHEVRQIETASRRPATQETPIKCNELFKDKSIRSVLTKGVAGIGKTVSVQKFILDWAKGKANQDVTFMFPLPFRELNLMKQKNLSLMILLHHFFPEIKELQLIDCNVHKVIFIFDGLDECRLPLNFQNNERLCDVTESASVDVLLTNLIKGNLLPSALLWITSRPGAANQILPECVDQLTEVRGFNDPQKEEYFRKRISDQSLANKIITHMKSSRSLYIMCHIPVFCWISATVLERMLGEAESGKIPKTLTQMFTHFLIFQIKHKDQKYHQKCDSDPQQTRESILALGKLAFQQLEKGNLIFYEEDLRECGIDVREVSVYSGVCTQIFREEFGLHLGKVFSFVHLSVQEFLAALYEFLSFISRNLGKQQTWFGLFRKLNMSDFLRSAVDKALQSENGHLDLFLRFLLGLSLESNQTFLQDLMPQTGSISHSKQEIVEYIKKKIRENPAPEKSINLFHCLNELNDHSLVQEVQHYLNRGDDGHLRGVRLSPAQWSALVFVLLNSEENLDEFVLSKYDKSEECLLKLLPVAKASRIAVLWKCNLTEESCRALSSVLSSNSSSLRELDLSENNLQDSGVKLLSAGLENPHCTLETLRLYRCNLTEESCRALSSVLSSNSSSLRELDLSDNKLQDSGVKLLSAGLENPHCTLEILRLYQCNLTGESCRALSSVLSSNSSSLRELDLSDNNLQDSGVKLLSAGLENPHCTLETLRLEWCCITDKDCAVLASALRSNPSSHLRELNLKYNKPGESGVKLLSDLLNNPHFKLEKLQFKTLT; this is translated from the exons ATGACTTCCAAAATGAGTGTGTCTAGAGAAGaggacacacagaaagaaaagag TCTGATTCCAGGTAAGAGATCAGATTCACCTGTACCTAGCTGTGTAtccatgaagagtgaccagTCAATGGGACATCCAGTGCAATTCAGTGACAGAGACAGTACTACTGATCTGAG GCTAGTAGAGTGTAAGAAGTCAGACTCCcctgaacccagctgtgtgtccatgaagagcgACTGGTCAATGGAGCATCCAATAACCTTCAGAGACTTCAGAGATTTTTCTGCTGATGTGAG ACTCCAAGAGAATAAGTTGGATACCACCTACCGAAGTAATTTggagtccatattcaag AATCTGgagcacaaagtcatcactctgataaagaatgagctgaagagatttaagaagctcctgagtccagattacccagcatgctctgagagggaggtggaggatgaggaggatcagagcagtgtcagagagggagcgctgaagatcacactgcacgtcctgaagaacatgaaccacacagatctcgctaacacactgcagaaca gatTTGTCTCTGTGTACCAGCAAAAACTCAAATccaaactgagagagaaatgtaaaagaattaatgaaggaatctcacagcatggaagctcagcacttctgaatgagatctacacagatctctacatcacagagggttggagtggagacgtcaataatgaacatgaggtgagacagattgagacagcgtccaggagaccagcaacacaggagacacccatcaaatgtaatgagctctttaaagacaagtccatcagaagtgtgctgactaaaggagttgctggaattggaaaaacagtctctgtgcagaagttcattctggactgggccaaaggaaaagcaaatcaggatgtcaccttcatgtttccacttccctttagggagctgaatttgatgaagcagaaaaatctcagtctgatgattcttcttcatcactttttcccagaaataaaagaattacaaTTAATAGACTGTAATGTTCACAAAGTGATAttcatctttgatggtctggatgagtgtcgacttcctctaaatttccagaacaatgagagattgtgtgatgtgacagagtcagcctcagtggatgtgctgctgacaaacctcatcaaggggaatctgcttccctctgctctcctctggataacctctcgaccaggagcagccaatcagatccttcctgagtgtgtagaccagttaacagaggtacgagggttcaatgatcctcagaaagaggagtacttcaggaagaggatcagtgatcagagcctggccaataaaatcatcacacacatgaagtcttcaagaagcctctacatcatgtgccacatcccagtcttctgctggatctcagccactgttctagagagaatgttgggtgaagcagagagtggaaagatccccaagactctgactcaaatgtttacacacttcctgatctttcagatcaaacacaaggaccaaaaataccatcagaaatgtgactctgatcctcagcagaccagagagagtatcctggcactgggaaaactggctttccaacagctggagaaaggaaacctgatcttctatgaggaagacctgagagagtgtggcattgatgtcagagaagtgtcagtgtactcaggagtgtgtacccaaatcttcagagaggagtttgggcttcaccttgGGAAGGTGTttagctttgtacatctgagtgttcaggagtttctggccgCTTTATATgaatttctctctttcatcagCAGAAATCTTGGAAAACAACAAACCTGGTTTGGTCTTTTCAGGAAGttaaacatgtctgatttcctaaggagtgcagtggacaaggccttacagagtgagaatggacacctggacctgttcctccgtttccttctgggtctctcactggagtccaatcagactttCTTACAAGACCTAATGCCCCAGACAGGAAGCAtctctcacagcaaacaggaaatagTTGAATACATCAAGAAGAAAATCAGAGAGAATCCagctccagagaaatccatcaatctgttccactgtctgaatgaactgaatgatcattctctagtgcaggaagtcCAACATTACCTGAATAGAGGAGATGATGGTCATCTCAGAGGAGtcagactctctcctgctcagtggtcagctctggtgtttgtgttgctgaacTCAGAAGAGAATCTGGATGAGTTTGTTTTGAGTAAATATGACAAATCCGAAGAATGTCTTCTAAAGCTCCTTCCAGTAGCCAAAGCATCCAGAATAGCTGT GCTGTGGAagtgtaatctcacagaggaaagctgtagagctctgtcctcagttctcagctcaaactcctccagtctgagagaactggacctgagtgagaATAActtgcaggattcaggagtgaagctgctctctgctggactggagaatccacactgtacactggagacactgag gctgtatCGCTGTAActtgacagaggaaagctgtagagctctgtcctcagttctcagctcaaactcctccagtctgagagaactggacctgagtgacaataaactgcaggattcaggagtgaagctgctctctgctggactggagaatccacactgtacactggagatactgag GCTGTATCAGTGTAATCTCACAggggaaagctgtagagctctgtcctcagttctcagctcaaactcctccagtctgagagaactggacctgagtgacaataacctgcaggattcaggagtgaagctgctctctgctggactggagaatccacactgtacactggagacactgag GCTAGAATGGTGCTGTATTACAGATAAAGATTGTGCTgttctggcttcagctctgaggtcaaacccctcatcacacctgagagaactgaatctaaaatacaataaaccaggagaatcaggcgtgaagctgctctctgatctactgaataATCCACACTTTAAACTGGAGAAACTACA ATTCAAGACATTAACGTGA
- the LOC113524632 gene encoding NACHT, LRR and PYD domains-containing protein 9-like isoform X2: MTSKMSVSREEDTQKEKSLIPGKRSDSPVPSCVSMKSDQSMGHPVQFSDRDSTTDLRLVECKKSDSPEPSCVSMKSDWSMEHPITFRDFRDFSADVRLQENKLDTTYRSNLESIFKNLEHKVITLIKNELKRFKKLLSPDYPACSEREVEDEEDQSSVREGALKITLHVLKNMNHTDLANTLQNRFVSVYQQKLKSKLREKCKRINEGISQHGSSALLNEIYTDLYITEGWSGDVNNEHEVRQIETASRRPATQETPIKCNELFKDKSIRSVLTKGVAGIGKTVSVQKFILDWAKGKANQDVTFMFPLPFRELNLMKQKNLSLMILLHHFFPEIKELQLIDCNVHKVIFIFDGLDECRLPLNFQNNERLCDVTESASVDVLLTNLIKGNLLPSALLWITSRPGAANQILPECVDQLTEVRGFNDPQKEEYFRKRISDQSLANKIITHMKSSRSLYIMCHIPVFCWISATVLERMLGEAESGKIPKTLTQMFTHFLIFQIKHKDQKYHQKCDSDPQQTRESILALGKLAFQQLEKGNLIFYEEDLRECGIDVREVSVYSGVCTQIFREEFGLHLGKVFSFVHLSVQEFLAALYEFLSFISRNLGKQQTWFGLFRKLNMSDFLRSAVDKALQSENGHLDLFLRFLLGLSLESNQTFLQDLMPQTGSISHSKQEIVEYIKKKIRENPAPEKSINLFHCLNELNDHSLVQEVQHYLNRGDDGHLRGVRLSPAQWSALVFVLLNSEENLDEFVLSKYDKSEECLLKLLPVAKASRIAVLWKCNLTEESCRALSSVLSSNSSSLRELDLSENNLQDSGVKLLSAGLENPHCTLETLRLYQCNLTGESCRALSSVLSSNSSSLRELDLSDNNLQDSGVKLLSAGLENPHCTLETLRLEWCCITDKDCAVLASALRSNPSSHLRELNLKYNKPGESGVKLLSDLLNNPHFKLEKLQFKTLT; the protein is encoded by the exons ATGACTTCCAAAATGAGTGTGTCTAGAGAAGaggacacacagaaagaaaagag TCTGATTCCAGGTAAGAGATCAGATTCACCTGTACCTAGCTGTGTAtccatgaagagtgaccagTCAATGGGACATCCAGTGCAATTCAGTGACAGAGACAGTACTACTGATCTGAG GCTAGTAGAGTGTAAGAAGTCAGACTCCcctgaacccagctgtgtgtccatgaagagcgACTGGTCAATGGAGCATCCAATAACCTTCAGAGACTTCAGAGATTTTTCTGCTGATGTGAG ACTCCAAGAGAATAAGTTGGATACCACCTACCGAAGTAATTTggagtccatattcaag AATCTGgagcacaaagtcatcactctgataaagaatgagctgaagagatttaagaagctcctgagtccagattacccagcatgctctgagagggaggtggaggatgaggaggatcagagcagtgtcagagagggagcgctgaagatcacactgcacgtcctgaagaacatgaaccacacagatctcgctaacacactgcagaaca gatTTGTCTCTGTGTACCAGCAAAAACTCAAATccaaactgagagagaaatgtaaaagaattaatgaaggaatctcacagcatggaagctcagcacttctgaatgagatctacacagatctctacatcacagagggttggagtggagacgtcaataatgaacatgaggtgagacagattgagacagcgtccaggagaccagcaacacaggagacacccatcaaatgtaatgagctctttaaagacaagtccatcagaagtgtgctgactaaaggagttgctggaattggaaaaacagtctctgtgcagaagttcattctggactgggccaaaggaaaagcaaatcaggatgtcaccttcatgtttccacttccctttagggagctgaatttgatgaagcagaaaaatctcagtctgatgattcttcttcatcactttttcccagaaataaaagaattacaaTTAATAGACTGTAATGTTCACAAAGTGATAttcatctttgatggtctggatgagtgtcgacttcctctaaatttccagaacaatgagagattgtgtgatgtgacagagtcagcctcagtggatgtgctgctgacaaacctcatcaaggggaatctgcttccctctgctctcctctggataacctctcgaccaggagcagccaatcagatccttcctgagtgtgtagaccagttaacagaggtacgagggttcaatgatcctcagaaagaggagtacttcaggaagaggatcagtgatcagagcctggccaataaaatcatcacacacatgaagtcttcaagaagcctctacatcatgtgccacatcccagtcttctgctggatctcagccactgttctagagagaatgttgggtgaagcagagagtggaaagatccccaagactctgactcaaatgtttacacacttcctgatctttcagatcaaacacaaggaccaaaaataccatcagaaatgtgactctgatcctcagcagaccagagagagtatcctggcactgggaaaactggctttccaacagctggagaaaggaaacctgatcttctatgaggaagacctgagagagtgtggcattgatgtcagagaagtgtcagtgtactcaggagtgtgtacccaaatcttcagagaggagtttgggcttcaccttgGGAAGGTGTttagctttgtacatctgagtgttcaggagtttctggccgCTTTATATgaatttctctctttcatcagCAGAAATCTTGGAAAACAACAAACCTGGTTTGGTCTTTTCAGGAAGttaaacatgtctgatttcctaaggagtgcagtggacaaggccttacagagtgagaatggacacctggacctgttcctccgtttccttctgggtctctcactggagtccaatcagactttCTTACAAGACCTAATGCCCCAGACAGGAAGCAtctctcacagcaaacaggaaatagTTGAATACATCAAGAAGAAAATCAGAGAGAATCCagctccagagaaatccatcaatctgttccactgtctgaatgaactgaatgatcattctctagtgcaggaagtcCAACATTACCTGAATAGAGGAGATGATGGTCATCTCAGAGGAGtcagactctctcctgctcagtggtcagctctggtgtttgtgttgctgaacTCAGAAGAGAATCTGGATGAGTTTGTTTTGAGTAAATATGACAAATCCGAAGAATGTCTTCTAAAGCTCCTTCCAGTAGCCAAAGCATCCAGAATAGCTGT GCTGTGGAagtgtaatctcacagaggaaagctgtagagctctgtcctcagttctcagctcaaactcctccagtctgagagaactggacctgagtgagaATAActtgcaggattcaggagtgaagctgctctctgctggactggagaatccacactgtacactggagacactgag GCTGTATCAGTGTAATCTCACAggggaaagctgtagagctctgtcctcagttctcagctcaaactcctccagtctgagagaactggacctgagtgacaataacctgcaggattcaggagtgaagctgctctctgctggactggagaatccacactgtacactggagacactgag GCTAGAATGGTGCTGTATTACAGATAAAGATTGTGCTgttctggcttcagctctgaggtcaaacccctcatcacacctgagagaactgaatctaaaatacaataaaccaggagaatcaggcgtgaagctgctctctgatctactgaataATCCACACTTTAAACTGGAGAAACTACA ATTCAAGACATTAACGTGA